Proteins encoded together in one Vitis vinifera cultivar Pinot Noir 40024 chromosome 4, ASM3070453v1 window:
- the LOC100242725 gene encoding uncharacterized protein LOC100242725, producing MLIHRHRQILTNALHLRHFSQSAAAAVLQDPLEPPPLTYLEGFPRPDPKFAEIIRAIPRTISGKNISAKERKVGRVPSIVFEQEDGQHGGNKRLISVRTNQIRKLVNHLGRSFFLSRLFDLEVGPDFESNEVIEKVRVLPRKLHLHAGTDAVLNVTFIRAPSHALLKVDVPLVFRGEDVSPGLKKGAYLNTIKRTVKYLCPADIIPPYIDVDLSELDAGQKIVMGDLKVHPALKLLRSKDEPVCKIMGTRVSDQRKSK from the exons ATGTTGATCCACCGCCATCGCCAAATCCTTACAAACGCCCTTCACCTCCGCCACTTCTCCCAATCTGCTGCCGCCGCGGTTCTCCAGGACCCCCTTGAACCACCACCGCTTACGTACCTGGAAGGCTTCCCTAGACCCGATCCCAAATTCGCAGAAATCATACGCGCCATCCCTCGCACCATCTCCGGCAAGAACATCTCTGCCAAGGAGCGGAAAGTCGGCCGCGTCCCCAGCATTGTGTTCGAGCAAGAAGACGGTCAACACGGCGGCAACAAGCGACTCATTTCTGTGCGGACCAACCAGATTCGGAAGCTCGTCAACCACCTGGGCCGGTCTTTCTTTTTGTCGCGTTTGTTTGATCTCGAAGTCGGACCCGATTTTGAGTCCAATGAGGTCATCGAGAAAGTTCGGGTTTTGCCTCGAAAG CTTCATCTGCATGCAGGCACGGATGCAGTGCTTAATGTGACCTTTATAAGGGCCCCTTCTCACGCATTATTGAAGGTTGATGTTCCTCTTGTTTTTAGGGGAGAAGATGTGTCTCCTGGATTGAAAAAAG GGGCATATTTGAATACCATAAAAAGGACTGTTAAGTACCTTTGTCCAGCAGATATCATCCCTCCATATATTGATGTAGATCTAAGCGAGTTGGATGCGGGGCAGAAGATAGTCATGGGGGACCTCAAAGTTCATCCAGCTTTGAAGCTTCTTCGGTCAAAAGATGAACCAGTTTGTAAGATTATGGGAACAAGGGTTTCTGACCAAAGGAAATCTAAATAA